One genomic window of Nicotiana sylvestris chromosome 10, ASM39365v2, whole genome shotgun sequence includes the following:
- the LOC104248156 gene encoding uncharacterized protein — translation MQCSEETIASLFYNFSSSFLLFLLFSYFTSILLAKFFYFLGENPFFWRNQDGYEFAEFSDDEEIEEENEYYHNNAHQSVEENNFVADIIRGAQENDQFPDFEKETEETGSITEEESIYSSVDSESIHSDDEVEVKEKIPSRDDDSDSCCYSEINQVGPTSSLLNELNTNNGLDMIDNNINNHGNCYREINKDKKVMEINLCREENIFVNASSSKLESKKLFQLQEKEEEHEIFGDSCTVGSTSKSSTEWRSSIKDSTTEDPFSSSSRRSCPKWESYTIFQKYDEEMLFFDRISAQKLHETESLRSIQACPRSISDRIVHKLSTRNKKSSDYRHHNNPFQELEAAYVAQVCLAWEALSWNYKYFQRIRASRNKESSEPGCPAYVAQQFQQFQVLLQRYVENEPYEHGRRPEIYAKMRGFAPKLLQVPEYRDSEEDKGQEDYCSRISSDSFLQIMKEAIRTFMNFLKADKENRCQILMAAFFKRNRRGSADATLLLLLKKVNKKKKSKVKDLRRSGKCMRNKRRLREEEEMEILMSLIDLKLVSRVLRMSEVNEEQLHWCEEKMNKVRLSDRKLQRDSSPLFFPAH, via the exons atgcaaTGTTCAGAAGAAACAATTGCTAGTTTGTTCTACAATTTCTCtagctcttttcttcttttcttactCTTCTCCTACTTCACTTCCATTTTACTTGCTAAATTCTTCTATTTCCTTGGCGAAAATCCATTTTTCTGGAG GAATCAAGATGGATATGAATTTGCTgaattttctgatgatgaagaaATAGAGGAAGAAAATGAGTATTACCATAATAATGCTCATCAGTCAGTGGAGGAAAATAATTTTGTAGCAGACATAATTCGTGGAGCTCAAGAAAATGATCAATTTCCTGATTTTGAGAAAGAAACAGAGGAAACTGGTAGTATTACTGAAGAAGAGTCTATTTATAGCTCAGTGGATTCGGAATCTATTCATTCTGACGATGAAGTGGAAGTCAAAGAAAAGATTCCAAGTAGAGATGATGATTCTGATTCTTGTTGTTATTCTGAAATCAACCAAGTTGGCCCCACCTCATCTCTTCTCAACGAATTGAACACAAATAATGGACTAGACATGATCgataacaacatcaataatcatG GAAACTGTTACAGGGAAATCAATAAAGACAAGAAAGTGATGGAGATTAATTTATGTCGAGAGGAAAATATATTTGTTAATGCATCATCATCAAAGTTAGAGAGCAAGAAACTATTTCAATtacaagaaaaggaagaagagcATGAAATATTTGGAGATTCTTGTACTGTTGGTTCAACTTCAAAGAGCTCCACTGAATGGAGAAGCTCCATTAAAGACTCAACAACTGAAGATccattctcttcttcttcaagGAGAAGTTGCCCTAAATGGGAGTCTTATACAATCTTCCAAAAATATGATGAAGAAATGCTGTTTTTTGATAGAATCAGTGCCCAAAAGCTACATGAAACAG AATCATTAAGATCAATTCAAGCATGTCCAAGATCAATATCAGATAGGATTGTTCACAAGTTGTCAACAAGGAACAAGAAATCCTCAGATTATCGACACCATAATAATCCATTTCAAGAACTAGAGGCAGCTTATGTAGCTCAGGTATGTTTAGCATGGGAAGCTCTGAGTTGGAACTACAAATATTTCCAACGTATTAGAGCTTCACGTAATAAGGAATCATCAGAACCAGGTTGTCCTGCTTATGTTGCTCAGCAGTTTCAACAATTTCAAGTTCTTTTACAAAGATATGTTGAGAATGAACCCTATGAACATGGGAGGAGACCAGAGATTTATGCTAAGATGAGAGGCTTTGCTCCTAAGTTGCTTCAAGTCCCAGAATATCGAG ATTCGGAGGAGGATAAAGGTCAAGAAGATTATTGTTCAAGAATATCTTCAGATTCATTTCTCCAGATAATGAAAGAGGCAATCAGAACATTTATGAATTTTCTCAAGGCAGACAAGGAGAATCGTTGCCAAATATTAATGGCAGCTTTCTTTAAAAGAAACAGAAGAGGTTCAGCTGATGCAACTCTCCTCCTCTTATTAAAGAAAGTCAACAAAAAG AAAAAATCAAAGGTGAAAGATCTACGACGATCAGGGAAGTGCATGAGGAATAAAAGAAGGCTAAGAGAAGAGGAAGAAATGGAGATATTGATGTCTTTAATAGACCTAAAATTAGTGTCAAGGGTATTGAGAATGAGTGAAGTGAATGAGGAACAGTTGCATTGGTGTGAAGAAAAGATGAACAAAGTGAGACTTTCTGATAGGAAATTACAAAGAGATTCTTCACCACTTTTCTTTCCAGCACACTGA